In one Neobacillus sp. CF12 genomic region, the following are encoded:
- a CDS encoding S8 family serine peptidase, with protein MSKRMGQTKRVLSIFVLIAMLLNIALPQSLTLVQAAAGKSQQSKSSETFNAEEVNRILKGLTPEQKANINKLTGAENSQKIHVNQKELRSTENINVIVQFKVDPAKIQIIKQSLAKGGASLNSQAFASEFSEAKKKVEASHANFKSFVKTNQPKPQIIGGKSAKTSMNITREYSEAFNGVSLTLPANMVETVANNPEVASVWPQVEYHAADQGTAAQTSETSGSVGKPTAGLTFMGIDKLQAEGHTGIIKSGPRAGQKVKVGVLDTGIDYNHPDLKKVYKGGHDLVNSTVDANGDVIYIDDNDPMETIYPDWEAAKANPNPMVGPPPADYKKYITSHGSHVSGTIAASTTSNNAMYSANGVAPDVDLYGYRVLGPGGRGTADSVLKGIDQSVKDNMDVINLSLGANINDPLYPNSVAINNATLSGVVCLVAAGNAGPGQATVGSPGTSPLGITVGASSIPEQIPTLTIANGSATYKARLFGKSFANSDNPFAGQTLPIVDVGLGSAADYAGKDLTGKIALVQRGGDLLNVKMTNAKQSGAAGMIIWNNKAEEDNQGYINANLGVSMDWTYAISLTEADGKALSEAVSGKSNATITFPNTLDAPVLKNGDELANFSSTGPVKDWNIKPDVVAPGVNILSTVPYDVWGPQNNATTIDYTYAYQLMSGTSMATPHTAGIAALVFAAHPDYTPADVKTALMNTAKDINTDSKTYSVYQVGAGRVDPARAINADVKIQVLDKVFSRNEAQNIVQIENITGNLFFGFKGRGEGAPSGSDDVIQSKNLKIVNSGTNNKTFNVSKQFITTKFAQSNPVGPGTGNNVKIDISTGSSPVTSIDVSGGSAVNAKATITVPANAIDGTYEGYVNFVNAADPTDSYRIPFTIIIAEKGINFKVNLKAFSPGERYTGNFSPAASIDTSAYSFSVNSGMESIYVVVKDKDGNYIGVVQDVQAIDAAGPGVQYGPIYILTGGKYLPFTKPYNGTLDQSGIDTTPAVLKEGAYTLEIIATDASGAHYTANDTVYVDYTAPTITMDADSKPGIYEIDPTGYLPGQEIKGFYGKVYDNNIDVMKNNGETSVPNWNDPSHPSPVDQALNNVWGYEGPWPTTVFSTNEEGRFHFGISPEDITPEGKDFRVYPVDYATSGDMDTTTQQYYFIKKGSPYVTLTSSGGVESVPNGPVVVPNQAFKGTIATKNGTGMIGGKFTINNSNLYTFSNIRLSQEYSQYLEGKGITPTLTVSQPYNDSSEGGQSTDITISGIGAAGALDHDMNIIEADVTYTSPNPFVGAAGYFVTKSSFTYSDAEKKVANFEVNYPNVKMPTSMLTGGLLAESFMQTTLGGSFTNIIRETGGKVTVRDSNNNVVAETDKPSTDQNSIQYQGNSGGTYGVIAPVSDNPYNVEVFMPGHFKDYYKSPVIGSTKYGYRSGSYWDRPNYEEPLLLAGDVNGDNVIDMNDLIAEIQAFEDYQFLFGPIGATSDDKVAFFTNPTTGHRNNDISWSFTGQNQFGGFSYSKIDYNDFYYIFKNFGQVNQTAVNAGISVPTPQLTVPSNQTITSNRGSYTSPTFDTAVKTLSLTAGDDLNKVRAALNFSGPAQKTSATQLPTLPDLKNGSSIELIPSSTTILDDIVWRKAITKVELVLGTTTTDVTSAATVSEGYRYFDPLKGPTNVPSKIKLPGSLFTATGAYSVKFYATGYTTVTVPFSIADVPIPTPNIPLVTDPSKAHIGKDLTFTFTDDANWRNGINKIVVTTGGNKSVDITSLRDDNNNLYYDITNPGQITFKPDLFKTNTTLTNSTSYQNATLDPGGANYLPQTYKFVIDSTFNGTVYPQKTIGGDSTFVAAQAVGYSVTFDSGNGGSLINPIAVGYQPSRTREGTGFPIAGTRPAPTRNGYSFVEWRLVDPVTHQVATSQWNPNTVLTTDITVSANWKMNYTQNLSPVDKTKPDGAKFAGLVLGEDNLNINIPDYATNVSWLTGKEKIAKIEKTYKKLDSSGLTIPTTLTETIDPSTYGFTSNTDGSGTLSLTTATEKYANAHPTEKFAFSEAPSSLGYYTLTITSTTNDVISIPNVKLGYRAHFDLNGGTLKNPTNTVFNDKFVNGRVTSPDMSVASTIIEKLANGVPLAINQTLYLDAANTKGMESDISAITFNVLKDNVNYYVCWTKAAPAVSKDTDGNIVGSDITLKFTDDGTWKNNITKVKIGSKELVRNTDYTITDGAIILNHYLFTAGQKVNVTIISEGYQDVIVTDQVIGHLVTFDSNGGDYVASQIVDSRITKPTVDPTKVGYKFMGWYTDAALTTPFDFANIVTEPTTLYAKYALATSIVSADTKDNVLGNDMTIEFSDVNWAKDITSIKLNGTTVDVTKYKVDPTLGTITLDKSLFTKIGDFTIIISAAEYADVTVSQKVITGYNVHFVLPSDAPTEVKDGVKDQNVARRITEPVVYGYDLAWFADEECTIPWDFTSSIYSAKTIYGKWSLHKFTIVFDRQDGGLVESKTGDYSKTINAPTAPIRSGYAFLGWYKDAEGKTAWNFASDKVSGDTILYAKWAAGVENHGVYNQDVKISFNEATAKLDGKDFTSGTAVTGEGNYTLVITDAAGNVSTVKFTIDKTAPKAPIVNKVTSTAKVVTGKAEVGSTILIKAGTKTLGTGTVDSNGKFTVSIVKQTVGTHLYVTAIDKAGNESSATKETVSK; from the coding sequence ATGAGTAAGAGAATGGGACAAACAAAGAGAGTATTATCTATCTTTGTGTTGATTGCAATGCTTTTAAACATTGCGTTGCCTCAGAGTTTAACACTCGTACAAGCCGCTGCTGGCAAAAGTCAGCAAAGCAAGTCCAGTGAAACTTTTAATGCAGAAGAAGTAAACCGTATTCTTAAAGGACTAACTCCAGAGCAAAAAGCAAACATTAATAAGCTGACTGGAGCAGAAAATTCGCAAAAAATCCATGTGAATCAAAAGGAATTGCGTAGTACAGAAAATATCAATGTTATCGTTCAATTTAAAGTTGATCCAGCTAAGATTCAAATCATCAAGCAATCATTGGCTAAAGGCGGGGCTTCATTAAACAGCCAAGCTTTTGCAAGCGAGTTTTCTGAAGCTAAGAAAAAGGTGGAAGCCTCTCATGCTAATTTTAAAAGTTTTGTGAAAACAAACCAACCTAAGCCGCAAATCATTGGCGGAAAGTCTGCTAAAACTAGTATGAATATTACTAGAGAATATTCAGAAGCATTTAACGGAGTATCTTTAACTCTACCTGCAAATATGGTTGAAACAGTTGCAAATAATCCAGAAGTTGCTTCTGTTTGGCCTCAAGTAGAATACCATGCAGCTGATCAAGGAACTGCTGCACAAACATCAGAGACAAGTGGTTCTGTCGGTAAGCCAACAGCAGGCCTTACCTTTATGGGAATTGATAAACTTCAAGCAGAAGGCCATACAGGTATTATTAAATCTGGTCCTCGTGCGGGTCAAAAAGTTAAGGTCGGTGTATTAGACACAGGTATCGACTACAATCACCCTGATTTAAAGAAAGTATATAAAGGTGGCCATGACTTAGTTAATTCAACAGTCGATGCAAATGGTGATGTTATTTATATAGATGACAATGACCCAATGGAAACGATCTATCCTGATTGGGAAGCTGCTAAGGCGAATCCAAATCCAATGGTTGGTCCACCTCCTGCGGATTATAAAAAATATATCACATCACACGGATCGCATGTTTCAGGAACTATTGCTGCAAGCACGACAAGTAATAATGCCATGTATTCAGCAAACGGTGTTGCGCCAGATGTTGATCTCTATGGGTATCGTGTTTTAGGGCCAGGCGGTCGAGGGACAGCAGACTCTGTACTGAAGGGAATTGACCAATCAGTAAAAGATAATATGGATGTCATCAATCTTTCTCTAGGTGCTAATATTAATGATCCATTGTACCCGAATAGTGTTGCCATTAACAATGCTACTCTATCAGGTGTAGTGTGTCTAGTTGCAGCAGGTAACGCTGGACCTGGTCAAGCTACTGTTGGTTCTCCAGGAACTTCACCATTAGGGATCACTGTTGGTGCAAGTAGTATTCCTGAGCAAATTCCAACATTGACGATTGCGAATGGTTCAGCTACGTATAAAGCTCGTTTATTCGGTAAGAGCTTTGCAAATTCAGATAATCCTTTCGCAGGACAAACTTTACCAATTGTTGATGTTGGTTTAGGTAGTGCGGCAGATTACGCGGGTAAAGATTTAACAGGAAAGATTGCCTTAGTACAACGTGGCGGAGATCTCCTAAATGTAAAAATGACCAATGCTAAACAATCCGGCGCAGCTGGAATGATCATTTGGAATAACAAGGCTGAAGAGGACAACCAAGGCTATATCAATGCTAACTTAGGCGTAAGCATGGACTGGACTTATGCGATTTCATTGACAGAAGCGGATGGAAAAGCCCTTTCAGAAGCGGTATCTGGTAAAAGTAATGCAACCATTACTTTCCCGAATACACTAGATGCACCCGTTCTTAAAAATGGGGACGAGTTGGCAAACTTTAGTTCTACAGGCCCAGTGAAGGATTGGAATATTAAACCAGATGTTGTAGCACCTGGTGTCAATATTCTTTCTACAGTTCCTTACGATGTTTGGGGACCACAAAATAATGCAACAACAATTGATTACACTTATGCTTATCAGCTAATGTCTGGAACTTCAATGGCAACACCTCATACTGCAGGTATTGCTGCATTAGTTTTTGCTGCACACCCTGACTATACGCCGGCAGATGTTAAGACGGCTTTAATGAACACGGCTAAAGATATTAACACAGATTCAAAGACATACAGTGTGTATCAAGTTGGTGCTGGACGTGTTGATCCTGCACGCGCAATAAATGCCGATGTGAAAATTCAAGTATTGGATAAAGTATTTTCAAGAAATGAAGCTCAAAATATAGTGCAGATTGAAAACATTACTGGTAACCTTTTCTTCGGCTTTAAAGGTAGAGGAGAGGGTGCTCCAAGTGGCTCTGACGATGTGATTCAGTCTAAAAACTTAAAGATTGTAAACAGCGGTACGAACAATAAAACATTTAATGTAAGTAAGCAGTTTATTACGACAAAGTTTGCTCAGTCAAATCCAGTAGGTCCTGGAACAGGAAATAATGTCAAGATTGATATTTCTACTGGCAGCTCACCAGTGACTTCTATTGATGTAAGTGGTGGTAGCGCAGTTAACGCAAAAGCAACAATTACGGTTCCAGCAAATGCAATTGATGGAACTTACGAGGGCTATGTTAACTTTGTAAATGCGGCTGACCCAACTGATTCTTATCGCATTCCTTTCACAATCATTATTGCTGAAAAAGGAATTAATTTTAAAGTAAACCTCAAGGCGTTCTCACCAGGAGAAAGGTATACTGGAAACTTTAGTCCAGCAGCTAGCATCGATACTTCAGCGTATTCTTTTTCTGTGAATAGTGGAATGGAAAGTATCTATGTCGTTGTGAAGGATAAAGATGGAAATTATATAGGTGTAGTACAGGATGTACAGGCAATTGATGCGGCAGGTCCAGGTGTTCAGTATGGTCCTATTTATATTCTAACTGGAGGAAAATATCTTCCATTTACAAAGCCTTATAATGGCACACTTGATCAATCTGGAATTGACACAACGCCAGCAGTCTTAAAAGAAGGTGCTTATACTCTAGAGATTATTGCAACGGATGCTTCTGGTGCACACTATACAGCTAATGATACAGTTTATGTAGATTATACAGCACCAACTATTACAATGGACGCTGACTCGAAACCAGGAATTTATGAAATCGATCCTACAGGCTATTTACCTGGACAAGAGATTAAAGGATTTTATGGTAAGGTTTATGACAATAATATTGACGTCATGAAAAATAACGGTGAAACCTCGGTTCCTAATTGGAACGATCCTAGTCATCCTTCACCTGTCGATCAAGCTCTTAATAATGTTTGGGGTTACGAAGGGCCATGGCCAACCACAGTTTTTAGTACAAACGAAGAAGGTCGTTTCCATTTTGGGATTAGTCCTGAGGACATTACACCAGAAGGTAAAGATTTTAGGGTTTATCCAGTCGACTATGCTACATCTGGTGATATGGATACAACAACACAACAATATTACTTCATTAAAAAAGGCTCACCATATGTTACTCTTACATCATCTGGTGGTGTAGAATCAGTACCAAATGGACCTGTAGTTGTACCGAATCAAGCATTCAAAGGGACAATTGCAACTAAAAATGGTACTGGTATGATTGGTGGTAAATTTACAATCAATAATAGTAATCTTTACACTTTCAGCAATATCAGACTTTCGCAAGAATATTCACAGTATTTAGAAGGTAAAGGTATTACACCTACTTTAACTGTAAGTCAACCGTATAATGATTCATCTGAGGGTGGTCAATCTACAGATATTACGATCAGTGGAATTGGAGCAGCAGGAGCTCTTGATCATGATATGAATATTATTGAAGCAGATGTCACATATACAAGTCCAAATCCATTTGTTGGAGCAGCAGGTTATTTTGTTACAAAATCAAGCTTCACTTATTCAGATGCTGAAAAGAAAGTGGCTAACTTCGAAGTGAATTATCCAAATGTGAAAATGCCAACTTCAATGCTTACAGGTGGTCTCTTAGCTGAGTCTTTCATGCAAACTACACTTGGCGGTAGCTTTACAAACATTATCAGAGAAACTGGCGGAAAGGTTACGGTACGAGATAGTAATAACAACGTAGTTGCAGAAACAGACAAACCAAGTACCGATCAAAACTCCATTCAGTATCAGGGAAATTCGGGTGGTACTTATGGAGTGATAGCGCCTGTTAGTGATAACCCATATAATGTTGAAGTATTTATGCCAGGACACTTTAAGGACTATTACAAGTCGCCTGTTATTGGCTCAACGAAGTATGGCTATCGTTCAGGTAGTTATTGGGATAGACCTAATTATGAAGAACCTCTGTTATTAGCTGGGGATGTCAATGGGGATAACGTTATTGACATGAATGACTTAATTGCAGAAATTCAAGCCTTTGAAGATTATCAGTTCTTGTTCGGCCCTATAGGAGCAACCTCTGATGATAAAGTAGCTTTCTTTACGAATCCTACTACCGGTCATAGAAATAATGATATTAGCTGGTCTTTCACAGGTCAGAATCAATTTGGTGGATTTTCGTATAGTAAAATTGACTACAATGATTTCTACTATATTTTCAAAAACTTTGGTCAAGTGAATCAAACTGCAGTTAATGCTGGGATTTCGGTTCCAACTCCACAGCTTACTGTACCAAGTAATCAAACTATCACATCAAATAGAGGAAGCTATACTAGTCCAACGTTTGATACAGCTGTGAAAACACTTAGCTTAACTGCTGGAGATGATCTCAACAAAGTAAGAGCAGCCCTAAATTTCTCAGGACCTGCACAAAAGACTTCAGCTACTCAGTTGCCAACTTTACCAGATTTGAAAAATGGTTCGTCAATTGAGCTAATACCATCTAGCACAACAATCTTAGATGATATTGTTTGGAGAAAAGCGATTACTAAAGTTGAACTTGTTTTAGGTACAACTACTACAGATGTAACAAGTGCAGCAACAGTAAGTGAAGGATATAGATACTTTGATCCACTTAAAGGACCTACTAATGTACCTTCTAAAATTAAGTTGCCAGGATCCTTGTTTACTGCAACAGGAGCTTACAGTGTCAAATTTTATGCAACTGGATATACAACTGTAACAGTACCTTTTTCAATCGCAGATGTACCGATTCCAACACCGAATATTCCATTAGTAACCGATCCTTCAAAAGCACATATCGGCAAGGATTTAACTTTCACATTTACTGATGATGCGAATTGGCGTAATGGAATTAACAAAATCGTAGTTACAACAGGAGGAAATAAATCAGTAGATATAACCTCTTTGAGAGATGATAATAATAATTTGTACTACGATATCACTAATCCAGGTCAAATTACATTTAAGCCAGATTTATTTAAAACGAATACAACACTGACTAACAGCACTTCCTATCAAAATGCAACATTAGATCCAGGTGGAGCTAACTATTTACCGCAGACATATAAATTTGTTATCGATTCCACTTTTAACGGGACAGTTTACCCACAAAAAACGATTGGTGGAGATTCGACATTTGTTGCTGCACAAGCTGTCGGCTATAGTGTTACGTTTGATAGTGGAAATGGTGGTTCTCTAATTAATCCAATAGCTGTTGGATACCAACCAAGTAGAACAAGAGAGGGAACAGGATTTCCTATCGCAGGTACAAGACCAGCTCCAACAAGAAACGGATATAGTTTCGTTGAATGGCGTTTAGTTGATCCAGTAACTCATCAAGTAGCTACTAGTCAATGGAATCCAAATACAGTTTTAACTACTGATATTACCGTTTCAGCTAATTGGAAAATGAATTATACGCAAAACCTTTCACCTGTTGATAAAACTAAGCCAGATGGTGCGAAGTTCGCAGGTTTAGTGCTTGGTGAAGATAACCTGAATATCAACATTCCAGATTATGCAACGAATGTTTCATGGTTAACGGGTAAAGAGAAGATTGCAAAAATTGAAAAGACTTACAAAAAGTTAGATAGTTCCGGATTAACGATACCGACTACTTTAACTGAAACAATCGATCCAAGCACGTATGGTTTTACATCTAACACTGACGGTAGTGGAACACTTTCCTTAACAACTGCTACTGAAAAATATGCAAATGCTCATCCAACTGAAAAGTTTGCATTTAGTGAAGCGCCAAGTAGTTTGGGCTATTACACGTTAACGATTACATCAACCACAAACGATGTGATATCGATTCCGAATGTTAAACTTGGATATCGTGCTCATTTTGACTTAAATGGCGGAACGTTGAAGAATCCAACTAATACTGTTTTCAACGATAAGTTTGTAAATGGAAGAGTAACTTCACCGGATATGTCTGTTGCATCAACGATTATTGAAAAATTAGCAAATGGTGTACCACTAGCTATTAATCAAACACTTTACCTTGATGCCGCAAACACAAAGGGAATGGAATCAGACATTTCAGCGATCACTTTCAATGTCCTTAAAGACAATGTAAATTACTATGTATGTTGGACTAAAGCGGCGCCGGCAGTTTCCAAGGATACTGATGGAAACATAGTGGGAAGTGATATTACTTTAAAATTCACTGATGATGGAACATGGAAAAATAATATTACGAAAGTAAAAATTGGCTCAAAAGAATTAGTTCGTAATACAGATTACACCATTACTGACGGTGCGATCATATTAAACCATTATTTATTCACAGCTGGACAAAAAGTGAATGTAACGATTATTTCTGAGGGTTATCAAGATGTAATCGTCACTGATCAGGTTATCGGTCATTTAGTAACTTTCGATTCAAATGGCGGTGATTATGTAGCATCGCAAATAGTGGACTCTCGTATTACAAAACCTACTGTAGATCCAACAAAAGTTGGCTATAAGTTTATGGGTTGGTATACGGATGCAGCATTGACAACACCATTTGATTTTGCAAACATCGTAACAGAACCAACAACACTTTATGCTAAATACGCTTTAGCGACATCTATTGTATCAGCAGATACAAAAGATAACGTCCTTGGTAACGATATGACAATTGAATTCAGTGATGTTAACTGGGCTAAAGACATTACTAGTATTAAGCTTAATGGAACTACTGTAGATGTAACAAAATACAAAGTAGATCCTACTTTAGGTACCATCACTCTAGATAAGAGTCTCTTCACAAAAATAGGAGATTTTACGATTATAATTAGTGCAGCTGAATATGCAGATGTAACAGTTTCACAAAAAGTGATTACTGGTTATAATGTGCATTTCGTACTACCAAGTGACGCTCCAACTGAAGTGAAAGATGGTGTGAAAGACCAAAATGTAGCACGAAGAATCACAGAACCGGTTGTTTATGGTTATGATTTAGCTTGGTTTGCAGATGAAGAATGTACAATTCCTTGGGATTTCACAAGCTCGATCTATTCTGCAAAAACAATTTATGGAAAATGGTCACTTCATAAGTTTACTATTGTCTTTGATAGACAGGATGGTGGCTTAGTAGAAAGTAAGACAGGAGATTATAGCAAAACAATCAATGCTCCAACAGCACCAATAAGATCAGGTTATGCATTCCTTGGTTGGTATAAGGATGCTGAAGGTAAAACAGCATGGAATTTTGCGAGTGATAAAGTGTCAGGCGATACAATACTTTATGCAAAATGGGCAGCTGGTGTAGAAAACCATGGTGTTTACAACCAGGATGTTAAAATCAGCTTTAATGAAGCAACCGCTAAATTAGATGGAAAAGATTTCACAAGCGGTACGGCTGTTACTGGAGAGGGTAACTACACATTAGTGATAACGGACGCAGCCGGAAACGTATCAACCGTGAAATTTACAATTGACAAAACAGCTCCTAAAGCACCAATTGTGAATAAAGTGACCTCCACGGCTAAAGTCGTAACAGGTAAAGCTGAAGTTGGCTCTACGATTTTAATAAAAGCAGGCACAAAAACACTTGGCACAGGAACAGTTGATAGCAATGGTAAGTTCACTGTTTCAATTGTAAAACAAACCGTAGGTACACACCTTTACGTAACAGCAATTGACAAAGCTGGAAACGAAAGTTCTGCTACGAAGGAAACGGTAAGCAAATAA
- a CDS encoding spore germination protein yields the protein MKADRSLDQNEKSLQEMLFHSSDFKTSDFVAGHRHFRLFYFDTMIELTVVQEHIIRPLLGNSDVSVREAVSILEYSETDLITVASTAIVAGKTVVQIEGEAKFYVLGTELNKERAVNIPVNERVLRGSNQALIENLDTNLNLMRKQIASPDLVVKFYQLGRRSNTKVAVLYLRSLANENVLEEFERRIEGIDIDYVEAPGFIQEMIEDKKFSMFPKMLVTERPDRVKSYLMDGKIAILTDGSPNSLIIPVSFWAFFQTPDDYQTGWLFGSAFRFLRIFSFIIAMCLPGTYVALVTFDPRIVPFEIALTLQSTMQYIAMPPVLEAFAMLFILEILREATVRLPSSISNTIGVVGGIVIGTVVVEANLISNMMVIVVALTAIASFIIPSYEMSNAARILTYPFIVMASIFGLIGLVISFLLVITHLARLNTMGIPYFYSGISGDTVKDTWLRGPIRSLKKRPQESLAKDEIRISARRGGTE from the coding sequence ATGAAAGCCGACCGATCACTAGACCAAAACGAGAAGTCGCTGCAGGAAATGCTATTCCATAGCTCAGACTTCAAAACGAGCGATTTCGTGGCCGGCCACCGACATTTTCGGCTTTTTTATTTCGATACAATGATTGAGCTTACTGTGGTACAGGAACACATTATCCGCCCATTGCTTGGCAACAGCGACGTTAGCGTACGTGAAGCTGTGTCCATTCTAGAATATAGTGAGACCGATCTTATAACGGTTGCATCGACAGCGATCGTCGCAGGGAAGACGGTTGTTCAAATTGAAGGCGAAGCGAAGTTCTATGTGCTTGGAACCGAGCTTAATAAAGAACGCGCGGTAAATATTCCGGTGAACGAACGGGTACTGCGCGGTTCCAACCAAGCGTTGATCGAAAATCTGGATACAAATCTCAATTTGATGCGTAAGCAGATCGCGTCGCCAGATCTTGTCGTAAAGTTCTACCAGCTTGGCCGTAGGTCGAATACAAAAGTTGCGGTACTTTACCTACGGTCTCTCGCCAACGAAAATGTTCTAGAGGAGTTTGAGCGCAGGATCGAGGGCATCGACATTGATTACGTCGAAGCGCCCGGGTTTATTCAAGAAATGATTGAAGACAAAAAATTCTCGATGTTTCCCAAAATGCTTGTTACCGAAAGACCGGACCGGGTAAAATCTTACTTGATGGATGGTAAAATCGCGATTTTAACCGACGGTTCGCCAAATTCCCTGATCATTCCGGTTTCGTTCTGGGCGTTCTTCCAAACCCCCGACGATTACCAAACTGGCTGGCTTTTCGGCAGCGCATTCCGGTTTCTTCGGATCTTCAGCTTTATTATCGCAATGTGCCTGCCTGGCACTTACGTGGCCCTTGTCACTTTTGATCCACGTATTGTCCCGTTCGAAATCGCACTGACGCTGCAAAGCACAATGCAATACATCGCGATGCCACCAGTACTTGAAGCGTTCGCTATGCTGTTCATACTCGAAATCTTGCGAGAGGCGACCGTCCGTCTTCCAAGTTCAATCTCTAATACAATCGGCGTGGTAGGAGGCATTGTCATCGGTACCGTCGTTGTTGAGGCCAATCTGATTTCCAACATGATGGTCATCGTAGTGGCGCTCACAGCTATTGCTTCATTTATTATTCCTTCCTACGAAATGAGTAACGCGGCCCGAATTTTGACTTACCCGTTCATTGTGATGGCCTCGATTTTCGGGCTAATCGGTTTGGTGATTTCATTCCTATTGGTAATTACGCATTTGGCCCGTTTAAACACGATGGGCATACCGTACTTTTACTCGGGGATTAGTGGCGATACGGTCAAGGATACATGGTTAAGAGGGCCAATCAGGAGCTTGAAAAAACGCCCGCAGGAAAGCTTGGCAAAAGACGAAATAAGAATAAGTGCCCGAAGGGGAGGGACTGAATGA
- a CDS encoding helix-turn-helix transcriptional regulator, translating into MYEGKIIKFYREKYKLTQEQLGKDICSITHISKIECNQTTFATEIIALICKRLGINMETEIKKLLGVKQQIFKLHEAIIMQSFKDMSQINGELEQEELIQISEYFHMYQLLRARYLLMHHKCQEAYKIIKKIKKIENKLTLFESNLLKHVLGSYYLEKQEYVKAIQILKTIQIQNYNNPEYYYHLAIAYHTIQSPVLAYYYADKSHNFFHDINNYLRVIDAEMLMIIQVEDDDGNEEIINRYKKLIISCELCNAPERKAKVLHNLAAEYYRRKDYKQASTFYKESMSLKNLDSPVYLLSLEGFIRSSFDGNLIANDQLIQHAEDGLTIAIRIKQLLYIHLFKLLLYLLKSKEKEYHQYLLNKALPMFSNSGYTYLIQRSKKELFHYYSNNNLPDKALEIANLLINT; encoded by the coding sequence ATGTATGAGGGGAAAATCATCAAGTTTTATCGTGAGAAATACAAACTAACTCAAGAGCAATTAGGGAAAGATATATGTTCCATTACACATATTAGTAAAATCGAATGCAATCAAACAACTTTTGCAACTGAAATCATTGCTTTAATATGCAAACGCCTGGGAATAAATATGGAGACAGAAATAAAAAAACTTTTAGGTGTAAAACAACAAATATTCAAATTACATGAAGCAATCATTATGCAATCTTTTAAAGATATGTCCCAAATTAATGGTGAACTAGAACAAGAAGAATTAATTCAAATTTCGGAATATTTTCATATGTATCAATTACTTCGGGCCAGATATCTATTAATGCATCATAAATGTCAGGAAGCATACAAAATCATTAAGAAAATCAAAAAAATAGAAAACAAACTAACATTATTTGAAAGCAATCTTTTAAAACATGTTTTGGGTAGTTACTATTTAGAAAAACAAGAGTACGTCAAAGCGATTCAAATATTAAAAACCATACAAATTCAAAATTATAATAATCCAGAATATTATTATCACCTAGCAATAGCTTACCATACTATACAATCACCCGTTTTGGCTTATTATTATGCTGATAAATCCCATAATTTCTTTCATGATATAAATAACTATCTTCGAGTTATTGATGCAGAAATGCTTATGATCATTCAAGTTGAAGATGATGATGGTAATGAAGAAATAATAAACCGATATAAAAAATTAATCATAAGCTGTGAATTATGTAATGCCCCTGAGCGAAAGGCAAAAGTATTGCATAATTTAGCGGCAGAATACTACCGAAGAAAAGACTATAAGCAAGCAAGTACGTTTTATAAAGAATCTATGTCCTTAAAGAATCTTGATTCTCCTGTCTACTTACTTTCTTTAGAAGGTTTTATTCGCAGTTCCTTTGATGGGAACCTTATTGCAAACGATCAACTCATACAACACGCAGAAGATGGATTAACAATTGCAATAAGAATAAAGCAATTATTATATATCCATCTATTTAAACTTCTACTTTATTTATTAAAATCTAAAGAAAAAGAATATCATCAATATTTACTTAATAAAGCATTACCTATGTTTTCTAATTCTGGGTATACTTATCTGATACAGCGTTCAAAAAAAGAATTATTTCATTATTATTCTAATAATAATTTACCGGATAAAGCATTGGAAATTGCAAACTTATTAATAAACACTTAA